Proteins from a single region of Dyadobacter fanqingshengii:
- a CDS encoding amidohydrolase family protein encodes MFKRLSALLTCLTISVITHAQETFPQNGAYDERSGRYAFTNANIVVDSKTTILKGTMLIENGIIREVGKQVKIPAGTVVMDLKEKYIYPSLIDLDSDYGMPDVKRERAAGGRQTPQLESNKKGAFGWNQAIQPENDASLIFTPDAKKAEELRKIGFGTVLIHSHDGIVRGNGAVVTLTDEAANKALLKRKASAHFSFSKGSSSQTYPSSTMGVVALLRQNYYDADWYAKTEKVKENNLSLEAFNQIKTLPSFFETNDKYSIIRADKVGDEFGIQYIIKGGGDEYQRLKEIKATKATLILPLQFPEAYDVADPWDADLVSVAQLKHWEMAPKNPAEVAKAEIPFAFTVSGMKNKADFWKNIKTAIEYGLPKEKALEALTTIPASLIKAEGQVGSLKRGLLANFIITSGDLFGKDNVIYENWIQGKQFVLSAMNAPDVRGTYALSVNNQPAGKLQITGALDKPEYKISVQDSVKITPKVILSDKLLTMTYQADKNAGTTRLTGWLTGTNLYGEGVLPNGNVVSWSATLSEKYQPAVIKDSTVAKVKETGPVYYPFVGFGNETLPVAETVLIRNATIWTNEKEGILQNADVLVQNGKITKVGKSLSAPSGAKTIDGTGKHLTSGIIDEHSHIALFTINEGGQTSSAEVRMSDVINPDDVNIYRQLAGGVTTSHLLHGSANSIGGQSALIKLKWGASQSEMLIPEVKTIKFALGENVKQSNWGDIVRTRFPQTRMGVEQVFFDHFLRAKDYAAQWKAYNANSKKQAGNAPRRDIELDALAEILASERFITCHSYVQSEINMLMHVADSLNFKINTFTHILEGYKLADKMAKRGIGGSTFGDWWAYKMEVKEAIPYNAALMYHEGVMVAINSDDAEMARRLNQEAAKTVEYGGVPEEEAWKMVTLNPAKLLHVDNRLGSVRVGKDADLVLWNAHPLSIYARPEFTMIEGAVYFDRKKDEEKQKTMAVERERLIQKMLGDKAEGKPTQKPQATQPKMWHCEDIVGVHTEHETAH; translated from the coding sequence ATGTTTAAACGATTATCAGCCTTGCTGACCTGTCTTACGATCAGCGTGATCACGCATGCGCAGGAAACATTCCCCCAAAACGGAGCTTACGACGAAAGATCAGGCCGCTATGCATTTACGAATGCAAACATCGTTGTGGATTCCAAAACCACAATCCTGAAAGGAACCATGCTTATTGAAAACGGGATCATCCGGGAAGTGGGAAAACAGGTTAAAATCCCTGCGGGAACAGTGGTGATGGATTTGAAAGAAAAATACATTTACCCTTCGCTGATTGATCTGGACTCTGATTATGGAATGCCGGATGTGAAAAGGGAACGCGCGGCGGGCGGCCGACAAACGCCTCAACTGGAATCGAACAAAAAGGGTGCGTTTGGCTGGAATCAGGCGATTCAACCTGAAAACGACGCGAGCCTGATATTTACGCCTGATGCGAAAAAGGCGGAGGAGCTTCGCAAAATCGGTTTTGGAACTGTGCTTATTCATTCGCATGACGGCATTGTGCGTGGAAATGGTGCAGTAGTAACATTAACCGACGAGGCGGCTAACAAGGCACTGCTGAAAAGAAAGGCTTCGGCTCATTTTTCATTCAGCAAAGGCTCTTCTTCGCAAACTTATCCATCATCTACAATGGGTGTTGTAGCGTTGCTAAGGCAAAATTATTATGATGCAGATTGGTATGCCAAAACCGAAAAAGTTAAGGAAAACAACCTTTCGCTCGAAGCATTCAACCAGATCAAAACACTTCCATCCTTTTTTGAAACCAATGATAAATACAGCATTATTCGTGCTGATAAGGTCGGTGATGAATTTGGAATACAATACATTATCAAAGGCGGCGGCGATGAATATCAGCGATTAAAGGAGATTAAAGCCACAAAAGCCACATTGATCTTGCCCCTCCAATTTCCCGAAGCCTACGATGTTGCTGACCCCTGGGATGCGGACCTGGTGAGTGTGGCGCAGCTGAAACATTGGGAAATGGCTCCTAAGAACCCAGCAGAGGTTGCTAAGGCGGAAATTCCTTTTGCATTCACGGTTTCAGGCATGAAGAACAAGGCTGACTTTTGGAAAAATATAAAAACCGCCATTGAATACGGACTGCCGAAAGAAAAGGCACTGGAAGCATTAACGACCATTCCTGCAAGCCTGATCAAAGCGGAAGGACAGGTTGGGAGCTTGAAAAGGGGGTTGCTTGCCAACTTCATTATTACTTCCGGCGATCTGTTCGGAAAGGATAATGTGATTTATGAAAACTGGATTCAGGGAAAACAGTTTGTTTTGTCGGCAATGAATGCGCCGGATGTGCGCGGGACTTATGCGCTGTCTGTGAACAATCAGCCTGCGGGAAAGTTGCAAATTACGGGTGCACTGGATAAGCCGGAATATAAAATATCGGTTCAGGACTCTGTCAAAATAACGCCTAAGGTGATTCTTTCTGACAAATTGCTGACGATGACTTATCAGGCTGATAAAAATGCCGGAACAACGCGCTTGACTGGCTGGCTGACTGGAACAAACCTGTATGGCGAAGGCGTTTTGCCAAACGGAAATGTTGTTTCCTGGTCGGCGACGCTTTCCGAAAAATATCAGCCTGCGGTAATCAAAGATTCCACGGTTGCAAAAGTGAAGGAAACCGGGCCGGTCTATTATCCTTTTGTTGGTTTTGGAAATGAGACATTGCCCGTGGCTGAAACGGTTTTGATCAGAAACGCGACGATCTGGACCAACGAAAAAGAAGGAATTTTGCAAAATGCAGATGTGCTGGTTCAAAATGGCAAAATAACCAAGGTTGGAAAATCACTATCCGCGCCTTCCGGAGCCAAAACCATTGACGGAACGGGCAAACATTTGACCAGCGGCATTATCGATGAGCATTCACACATTGCGCTGTTCACCATCAACGAAGGCGGACAAACCAGTTCTGCGGAAGTGAGAATGAGTGATGTGATCAATCCGGATGACGTGAACATTTACAGACAACTTGCCGGCGGCGTAACAACCTCGCATTTGCTTCACGGCTCTGCAAATTCAATAGGCGGCCAAAGTGCATTGATCAAGCTGAAATGGGGGGCGAGTCAGTCGGAAATGCTGATCCCGGAGGTGAAGACGATCAAGTTTGCTTTGGGGGAAAATGTGAAGCAATCCAACTGGGGTGACATTGTCAGAACGCGTTTCCCACAAACGAGAATGGGCGTGGAGCAAGTGTTTTTTGACCATTTCCTGCGCGCAAAGGATTATGCTGCACAATGGAAAGCCTACAATGCCAATTCCAAAAAGCAAGCTGGAAACGCACCGCGGCGCGACATTGAACTGGATGCCCTGGCAGAAATCCTGGCCAGCGAGCGCTTCATTACTTGCCATTCGTACGTGCAGTCGGAGATTAATATGCTGATGCATGTGGCTGATTCACTGAATTTTAAGATTAATACATTTACCCACATTCTGGAAGGTTACAAGCTGGCCGACAAAATGGCCAAACGCGGCATAGGCGGCTCCACTTTTGGAGACTGGTGGGCTTACAAAATGGAAGTAAAAGAGGCGATCCCATACAATGCGGCATTAATGTATCACGAAGGCGTTATGGTTGCGATTAACTCCGATGATGCCGAAATGGCGCGCAGATTGAATCAGGAAGCTGCTAAAACGGTCGAGTATGGCGGTGTGCCCGAGGAGGAAGCCTGGAAAATGGTGACGCTCAATCCTGCCAAGTTGCTGCATGTGGACAATCGTCTCGGCAGTGTGAGAGTTGGTAAAGATGCCGACCTGGTGCTCTGGAACGCACATCCGCTGTCCATCTACGCGCGGCCAGAGTTTACCATGATCGAAGGCGCTGTGTATTTTGACAGAAAAAAGGATGAAGAAAAGCAAAAAACAATGGCTGTTGAACGCGAAAGGCTGATCCAGAAAATGCTGGGCGATAAAGCGGAAGGAAAGCCAACGCAAAAACCACAGGCTACGCAACCCAAAATGTGGCATTGCGAAGACATTGTAGGCGTTCACACGGAACATGAGACAGCACATTAA
- a CDS encoding SatD family protein: MKKYYAVITADMVNSTLFTREKTTEWLSEMIDLLRENSAFDWALKPEIYRGDSFQGVLKNSNEAMHAAILARASMRTHARNTDLRVAIGIGKTEQLTDRAGTSDGEAFRLSGHLADNIRKQKARIGIALSTPSEPLNATLDLLETLIENWTTSQSEVIVALLLKKNINQISEQLGISQPAASQRVASSKWWAIDNFLATFPKHLSLYTKTKL; encoded by the coding sequence ATGAAGAAGTATTATGCCGTAATCACCGCTGATATGGTTAATTCAACGCTTTTCACGCGAGAAAAGACCACAGAATGGCTTAGCGAAATGATCGATCTGTTGCGGGAAAATTCCGCTTTCGACTGGGCGCTGAAACCTGAAATATATCGGGGAGACAGCTTCCAGGGGGTTTTGAAGAATTCCAATGAGGCCATGCACGCCGCCATTCTCGCTCGCGCATCCATGCGCACGCATGCCAGAAACACCGATCTGCGCGTTGCCATCGGCATAGGAAAAACAGAACAGCTTACCGACCGCGCAGGCACATCCGATGGCGAAGCATTTCGTTTGTCGGGACATCTGGCTGACAATATCCGAAAGCAAAAAGCGCGGATTGGGATTGCATTATCAACCCCTTCCGAGCCACTAAATGCGACACTGGACCTTTTGGAGACACTTATCGAGAACTGGACCACTTCCCAAAGCGAAGTAATTGTAGCATTGCTTCTGAAAAAGAACATTAACCAGATTTCCGAGCAACTCGGGATCAGCCAGCCTGCCGCCAGTCAGCGCGTCGCTTCCTCGAAATGGTGGGCAATTGACAATTTTCTCGCTACCTTTCCCAAACATTTATCACTATACACAAAAACAAAATTATGA
- a CDS encoding DUF3307 domain-containing protein — protein MIEFLQLLLAHILVDFYWQPTKWVIEKREKSFRSKYFYLHIALVIIVSYVVLGYWSNPVPALALGAAHGVIDIIKIALDKKGTLIWFVVDQAAHLISIALTALIITSALPAGVEVFKTWLFTTKTLAIFTGALISLSPISFFVGILTKPWREELAKLAPNADDNLANAGRWIGMSERLLIFVFVLVSQFSAIGFLIAAKSLLRYNDKSASGEISAAYISKKSEYVLVGTLMSYTCAIAVALVVKTLY, from the coding sequence ATGATAGAGTTTCTGCAACTATTGCTCGCACACATTCTGGTTGATTTCTACTGGCAACCCACAAAATGGGTCATTGAAAAAAGAGAAAAATCCTTCCGCTCCAAATACTTTTACCTTCACATTGCGCTAGTCATCATTGTCTCTTACGTCGTGCTGGGTTACTGGTCTAATCCTGTCCCTGCACTTGCATTAGGCGCAGCACACGGTGTTATTGACATTATTAAAATTGCGTTGGATAAAAAAGGAACATTGATCTGGTTTGTGGTCGATCAGGCGGCACATTTGATCAGCATTGCCCTTACCGCGCTCATCATTACCAGTGCGTTACCTGCGGGCGTGGAAGTTTTTAAAACCTGGTTATTCACCACAAAAACACTCGCCATTTTTACCGGCGCGCTCATTTCACTCTCCCCAATTTCCTTTTTTGTGGGCATTCTAACTAAACCCTGGCGCGAAGAACTTGCTAAACTGGCGCCTAATGCGGATGACAACCTGGCAAATGCCGGACGCTGGATCGGCATGTCGGAAAGGCTGCTGATCTTCGTTTTTGTGCTGGTAAGCCAGTTTTCGGCCATTGGTTTCCTCATTGCTGCTAAATCACTTTTGCGTTATAATGATAAATCTGCCAGCGGAGAAATCTCTGCGGCTTACATTAGCAAAAAGTCCGAATACGTGCTTGTGGGTACATTAATGAGCTATACTTGCGCAATTGCGGTGGCGTTGGTTGTGAAAACATTGTATTAA